The nucleotide sequence TAATTGACTTCAGCTTGTAGTGAATTAGCAAAAGATTGGCCATCTAAATTGTAAACATTAACGGTTTGTGTTGATTGTTCCAGGTCAATGACCACTTGGTTGGTAAATTCCGTTCGGTAAACATCAAGTTGAATGGATCCGTTTCTTCTATTTAATTTAAACTCTTGATTGATCCCCAATCCGAAATTCCAAGCTTTTTCTTGTTGGAGTCCATAACGAGGTGAGTTATTTTCATTGTTGATGATCCACTTTCTAGAACTAGCCATTAACCCAATGTTTTCCATAATAACATTAGGGGTTCTTGTTCCATTTCCAACAGCAAATTTAGCAGTTGTTTTTTCCGATAGGTTATATCTCCCATGCAAACGAGGGGTTAAAAAAGCTCCATACACAAAGTTGTAATCAGCTCTTAAGCCAGAAATTAAACTAAACCTATTTTTATTAAGTGTATGTTCAAAATATCCGCCAAGAACTTGTTCTTCTAATAAAAAGTTAGCTCGTTCATTAGTGTCTAGGTCTATCGTCTCCTTATAATGATCATAATTCCCACTAATTCCAGTTTTAAAGGTTTGATTTTCATTGATTTTATTCTGGAAAATTGTATTGATATAACCAGAAGTTTGTGCCCCCAGATATTCTTGACCAGAGAAATCTCCCTCATAATTGTAATAACTACCAGCCAGCTGGATCGCTAAACTTTTATAGTCATTATCTGGAAATAAATAACCAATTTTTGCGTACGAATTGATTTGTTGGGCTTTGGAGTTAACCTGATAACTAGGAATATTAGATTGATTTAATAAAGTACCCGCTCTGCTATCGGTAATCAATCCACCAACTCCATAGGTCATCCGAATGTTATTTTTGCTATACTTCCATTCGTTTCTTACAATCAAATGGTTGACGAGAGGTTGGTCTAAAAAGTTATCCTTGTTTTGATCAAACTCAAATTGCTGATTTTTGCCATGCAATAATAAGGTAGATTCCCAGTGTTTTTTTATGGGGTGATCTAGGTAAATATTCGCTTCTAATCTTCCTTGAGCACTTCCAAATAGGTTGAGATGTAGGCGTTCTGAGTTTCCTGGTTTTTTCATCTCAATATTAATTTGACCTGTTGTACTCTCAAATCCATTTACCACAGATCCAGCTCCTTTAGAAACCTGTATGGAGTTAATCCAAGCTCCAGGAATATAATCCAGGCCATAAATACTCGTTAAACCTCTTACAGAGGGAATGTTATCTTGCATAATTTGGACATACTTTCCAGAAAGTCCTAGCATTCGAATTTGTTTAGTTCCAGTAATTGCATCTGCATAATTAGCATCAATAGACGGGTTGGTTTCAAAGCTTTCGGCTAAGCTACAACATGCAGCTTTTCTGAGCTCTCCTTGTCCCATTGTATGTGCGTTAATAGGGTCTACTTTCGAAAGGTAATAGTCTCCTTTTTCAAAGATAATTTCCACATCATCTAAGATGCTGCCTTCTTGTAAAACAATTCTTAAGGTGTCGGTAGAACTGTAGGTTAAAGTATCTGTTTTAAAACCAATAAAACTAAACGTAACTTGTGGATTGGGAAGTTGAGTGTCTACAGAAAAGTAACCTGTTGTAGAAGATACAGTTCCTGTGTTTTCTTCCAATAGTTTAATGTGAACTCCAGGAAGTGCCGTTAATTTATTGTTCTCACTTAACGTATAAACATAGCCTCTTATGGTTTCTTGCCCCATAAGTTGATTTATCGTACTTGCTGCAAACACGATAAATAGAAATAAGTAGAAACGCATTAGTCTCTATATTTACAACATCCGTGAATATTACGATAAACTTCGTCAGTCGCTTTTATAGAGTCGGTGTCATGTCCAACATCAGCAATTAACTGATGGATTTCTTTAGCAGAAATGATGGCTGGTTTATAAATAACAGTACAGTTATGGGTGTCAACATCCCATTCGGAAAATTTTACACCTTTAACATCAAGCGCGTTTTCAATACGCTCTTTGCACATGTCACATATACCATTGACATTAAAATTGATCTCGGTTGTTTTTTTCTTTTTTTCTTGTCCTAGTCCAACTGTAGACAGAAGACTTATTAATACAGTAATGAATATAATTTTAGTTGTTTTCATAATAGTTAATATTTAATTGATTCTTTTAATTCTTTGGGGAAGAAGTTTAAATGGTAGAACAATTAAATATCACAATCTGTATACTTGAAGCAGCGCTTGATTATCATGGTTTTGATAAATCCAAGGAGGCGCTCTTCCTTTTAAAATCTTTGTTTTGAATGTTTGTGCGTTGGTACTTTTGTAGGTTGTCGACAAAAGAGCCAGATCGTTGAATAAAAGTTTAGCATCAATGGTTTCTGGTTGGAAATGAACATCATGATCCAAATGAACGATACTTATTTTATCAGAACAACAATCATCTTTTTTTTGATGAAATGGACAGCTGTTTTCAGGTTGAGGACAACAACTGTCTTCAACTTCAAAATAGGAATAACTCGTTGTATCACTAACCTCACAATAATGTTCGTTAATTCGAACACCAATAGTGGTATACAAAATTGTAAAGGTTAATAATATGCTGACTAGTTGTCTCATTACCAGCTAATATACGTAAAAAAAGATAAAAAGTTTATCCCTTAACAGAACTTAACTTTTTATCGTACCATTTTAAGCGAATCAACCACAAGGCCATCATTGCTGTTGCTGCAATAATACCTGTTGTCAAATATGGCGAAACATTGTCCATATTAGAAAATACAAAAGGAACAATTAGTGCTGTTGCAATCAGTCGAATACTATCTAATAAACCAGATCCTTTCTTTTGGTCCATAAAATAACCGTGTGAAAGAATCGAAAATAAAATGAGTCCAATTAAAGCAAGTACATAATCTTGGAATAAGAAATCATAGGCTTCACGCATATAAGCTTGAGCAATAGACATTTCAACTTCCCCCTCTGGTTTGGGAACGACTAATCGGGTTAGCAAGAAAAACAAAGAAAAAGTACTAATGACATTGATTAAAATGTAGGCACTTTTTTCTACCCCAAATAATTGGCGATAATGAACACGTTCCCCTTTTGCATCTGTTTTGTATTCAGATGGTAGGTGTTCTACATCTTCTGGTGTAAACTCTGGACCTTTTACAAAAACAGCTATTTTGTTTTTTAACCCTTGAGTCCTTGAGGCCCTGGTGAAGAGGTTTTTCCAATAAGAGAACTGTGCTCTAAAAGCGTTTGAACTTTCAAAACCACTTGTAATTCCATAGTCAGGTTCCTCTTCTTCTTCCATAAAAGTACCAAACATTTTATCCCAAATAATAAAGATGTGTCCGTAATTTTTATCTAAGTACTTCGGGTTTCTTGCATGATGAACTCTATGGTGAGAAGGTGTGGTCATGAAAATTTCTAAAAACCCAAGTTTTCCTACAAATCGAGAGTGTGTAAGGAATTGGTAAATACCTAAGAATATTGCTGTAGAAGCAACAGTTAATGGATCAAATCCTAAAAAGGGCATCCAAATAAAAAAGAATGAACGGTTAATAACAGCAAAAAATGAAACCCTAAAAACGGTAGAAGTGTTTAGTTCTTCACTTTGGTGGTGTACGATATGTGCAGCCCATAGGAAGTTAATTTCGTGGCTTAATCGGTGATGCCAATAAGCGAGAAAATCAGTTACAAACAGTGCAATAATCCATGTAATAGCGCCAGATGGAATTTTCCAAGGTACCATTTGGTAGATGTAATTAAAAACAAAGAATAACATCACCGCCCAAAACGCATCAAAGGAACGTTCAATCATCCCACAGGATAAGTTGGTTAAGGTGTCTGCTAAGGTGTAAACACGCTGTTTCTTAATACGCGATACAATTAATTCGATGACCAAAATAAGCAAGGCTATTGTAACCCCTGCGGTGAACATTATTTTAAGTGTTGATAACATTTTGAGTGTAAATTTTGTGCAAAATTAGTTAAACTTTGATTTTAAAGGCTGATTTATAGCATCTTTTGTAAAGTTTTAACGTTTTAAAAAAGAAATATTGCTGGTACCTTTAAAAATTATAAACATAAAAATTGCCATTAGTACGTGGCTGATATCGTGATAATTAAACCATTTTGAAATGCTGATTTGATTGTTATAGATAAGTCCTGGTAATGCCCCATAGATGATGGCGCCAAAGATATAGGCATGCCCTTTTTGTTTTGTCCTGATGTAGGCGATTAACTGAATTGGAATCACAAAGAGGATCAGCGAAATCGTGGAGTTCAGTTGTGGAATGACAAAGTTTTTGGAACTAACCATTAAAGTGACCATAACGATGTATTGAATGACAAAGAGCACCTGAAGCAATGAAATGATCTTGTTGGGAATGAGGTTTCTCAATTCTTTAATACTTCCTATTTCCATAGATAGTAAGGCTGTAGCACTCATCACCCAGCCAATAATTTTCCATTCGAAACCAACATAAGCTTGTAGTCCATG is from Flavobacteriales bacterium and encodes:
- a CDS encoding sterol desaturase family protein; the encoded protein is MLSTLKIMFTAGVTIALLILVIELIVSRIKKQRVYTLADTLTNLSCGMIERSFDAFWAVMLFFVFNYIYQMVPWKIPSGAITWIIALFVTDFLAYWHHRLSHEINFLWAAHIVHHQSEELNTSTVFRVSFFAVINRSFFFIWMPFLGFDPLTVASTAIFLGIYQFLTHSRFVGKLGFLEIFMTTPSHHRVHHARNPKYLDKNYGHIFIIWDKMFGTFMEEEEEPDYGITSGFESSNAFRAQFSYWKNLFTRASRTQGLKNKIAVFVKGPEFTPEDVEHLPSEYKTDAKGERVHYRQLFGVEKSAYILINVISTFSLFFLLTRLVVPKPEGEVEMSIAQAYMREAYDFLFQDYVLALIGLILFSILSHGYFMDQKKGSGLLDSIRLIATALIVPFVFSNMDNVSPYLTTGIIAATAMMALWLIRLKWYDKKLSSVKG
- a CDS encoding cation transporter, with protein sequence MKTTKIIFITVLISLLSTVGLGQEKKKKTTEINFNVNGICDMCKERIENALDVKGVKFSEWDVDTHNCTVIYKPAIISAKEIHQLIADVGHDTDSIKATDEVYRNIHGCCKYRD
- a CDS encoding TonB-dependent receptor; this encodes MRFYLFLFIVFAASTINQLMGQETIRGYVYTLSENNKLTALPGVHIKLLEENTGTVSSTTGYFSVDTQLPNPQVTFSFIGFKTDTLTYSSTDTLRIVLQEGSILDDVEIIFEKGDYYLSKVDPINAHTMGQGELRKAACCSLAESFETNPSIDANYADAITGTKQIRMLGLSGKYVQIMQDNIPSVRGLTSIYGLDYIPGAWINSIQVSKGAGSVVNGFESTTGQINIEMKKPGNSERLHLNLFGSAQGRLEANIYLDHPIKKHWESTLLLHGKNQQFEFDQNKDNFLDQPLVNHLIVRNEWKYSKNNIRMTYGVGGLITDSRAGTLLNQSNIPSYQVNSKAQQINSYAKIGYLFPDNDYKSLAIQLAGSYYNYEGDFSGQEYLGAQTSGYINTIFQNKINENQTFKTGISGNYDHYKETIDLDTNERANFLLEEQVLGGYFEHTLNKNRFSLISGLRADYNFVYGAFLTPRLHGRYNLSEKTTAKFAVGNGTRTPNVIMENIGLMASSRKWIINNENNSPRYGLQQEKAWNFGLGINQEFKLNRRNGSIQLDVYRTEFTNQVVIDLEQSTQTVNVYNLDGQSFANSLQAEVNYQLNKRLDIRLAYRYLAVKTTYQTGLQSLPFVAKNRAFTSLSYSSRKNKKGSLWKGELTAQWIGQQRIPATQSNPIQYQLSDNAPDYFLINSQVTRIFNQHFEVYLGGENLTNFKQENPIVQVNNPNGNYFDSSLIWGPIMGSNYYIGLRWTVQ